GACATTCAGGGGTCTTCCATTGCTACCGCCACAAGTCCATGCCGGCTTTTATTCTCCCACTAAACACCCCACGGCCTGGTTTCTCCttcttttaacgaaaagccaaAGGCCAAAGCTCCCCTCCATTGCCAAAAAAGCTCAAAAAGTTACAGCCATATCTTCACAGGGAAGCTCCCCGGTCAAAAGGGTCGTCTTTCTCCGAGACGCTTTTTGTGGGTTTTAGGCAGCATTTCAGCTCTGCAATTTCCAGACTCTGATAGCAGCAAGTTTTCACTTTGTGGGGTTTCTCCGGGAAGGTGAAAAATGCAAGTGGGAAAGTTAAAGCTTTGGACTTTGCAGTCTGATTAGAGGAGTTTGTGAAAATTTTCTCCAGTTTTGGGCTGGCGGGTAAGTGGTAAAATTACATTTTCCTCTGTTTTTCTGTGTTGAAATTTCTTTACTGAAATTAGTTTCCGTTGTGTTTTCGGATGGTTTTTGCAGAGATTAATGGGGTTCGGAGGGATGAGCGGCGGTGAAGGTAAAGTGCTGGGATTAAGAGTGAAACAACACAAGCGTTCAAAAAGGTTGGTTTCTAATTACTAAGTACATTTTTCGGTGACAACTCATtaaatttatttcttttgttatcAAGCAGTCACTGTTCTCACACTTTTGCTTTATTTTAGTATGCATACTTGTTGAAATTCTTGAACTGGAAAAACTTGTGAGGTGGATTATTTGGGACAACTGGGAGTCTGATCTTTCACAGCTGCAAAGAATTTTTCTTCAAGTGACAACACCGTCAATTTCTACTAACCTCCTTTTTTGGGATTcagaccaaaaaacaaaaccctcCACTTTGGCCTGTTACTACTTTGCTGCTCAATTATTCTTCATGGATGGAAGCCTTGATTGTTTTTAATTGATACAAGATTCGGTGCCCAAGGGAGGGATATTAGTTGAGAATGCTTTAATTCATTGAGACCCTTGATTTTCAGGTGCTTTTTGTTTGGAATTTCAGGTGTTATCACCATCTTTCGGTTCTCTCCCGAAAATTTATAGCTCTTCCCTCCCCaaaatctttttattttcatgAGCAATTGAGggtattgaatttttttctcCTGTGCCAAAtttattttctccattttctctaaatCTTTCCCAACTTCGTTTTCCTCTTGAAGTTTGTAATCATGAGTATTATAGGATATTGAACCTGAAAAATTTTGTTCCTCTTCTTTGAGGAGATTACCTTAAGCTTGGGCTTGTAAATGGAGTAATGGACAAATCATGTATGCTTGTAAATAAACAAATCATGTATGCGGTGGCCTATGTGTGGAATGAAAGACGTCAAATGTCCTcgtcttcagtcaatatcaaTTAGTTCCTTTTGTTCACACCTATGCATTTGCCAGCTTTCCTGAGAAGAAGAGGGTGGAGGAAGATGATTTGGATAGTTCCGGTGAAGCATCAGACCGTGTGAAGCTGGTAAGATATCTTAAAGCTTATTGTTTGTTTGACTACCTATTAGTCTATTACAATAAGTCTTAAATTAAAGATCTTAAGTTCAATGCCAGTTATTTAATCTTAACTAAAAATTCGTATATAGAATTGTTATATCTTTGATTATTATACCTATTGCCATAGATGGGAAATATTATTTGTTGAAGTAAGTTGAATAGACtgataattattttgattattcACACGTTAAAATTTTGAACTCTGGTGTTGAAAAATAACTTTATATCTAACCTATGGATTGGATCTAAAACCAGGATATGAGACGGTTCAAGGGCCGTGGTACAAAAACCAAGAAGAAACAACCTCCTACCGTGGAAGTGCACAACTCTTTAAAGCAAGAGGTATACCAAacttgtatatatttatatttaggtTCAGGAGATTCTAAATTATTATATCCAACCCATTATTGCAAAAAAGCTCCAGCTTTAACTTTGCTTACTGATgttgttttaaatattttgtacACAGATTCTACAGCTTGAGAAAAGATTACAAGATCAGTTCGAGGTCCGTCGTGCTTTAGAAAACGCATTGGGTTATAGGTCTTCCATCCATCATAACACAAACGAAAGTGTGATGCCTAAGGTAACTTATTTCTGTCTTGATataaaattttgtttgttttttcttgtttaatgaaaatgaaataattaACATGGATAATTACATAACTACATACCTGCTCTATTTTTGTCATATTCTATCACACTCTCTGAACTAATCTTGTAAATTTTATCTGACATCTTGACACTGCTGTTATGTAACTCCAGCCAGCTACAGAATTGATTAAGGAGATTGCTGTATTAGAATTAGAAGTCACACATTTGGAACAATATCTTCTCTCGTTGTATAGGAAGGCATTTGATGGACAATTTTCCACTGTTTCCCCATCTAAGAAGGATGAACGACTAAAACCAACTCCAACAACTCCAGGAAGCATGTTCCTGGAAGTTTCCAAACCTGATATGCCATTGGTGAGGGAAAACTTGGCAGTTGGAGCAATATCTTCTCTTGTCCACGAAAATTCACAAAAGGACATCAATGAAATTGGAGGAGAAGAGAAACTGTTAGATTCCAGCATTCACCGTTGCCACTCTGAACTTTCGCAACGCTCTGCATTCTTAAGTAGAACCTCTCCAGAAGAGTCTTTGGCGAAAGCTTTGCGTTCCTGTCATTCTCAACCATTGTCCATGTTGGAGGTAACTTCCGTGCATTgtttttaccattttcttgttAAAGTCTGTTCCCCTAAAAATGCTTGCTATTTTTTACCACCACATACCATGGCATAAGCTGCTTTACTTCACCATTTTTACTGAAGAAGATCCTTGTTCGTGGTGATACTCATGTAATAGTGACAATTTTGGGAAACTTAACTTTAGAGGGTTTAACCTCTTTCATGGTATGTGTGGCAATTTGGAGGCTTTATCTGGATTATGACTTTCAATTGTTTTTCCAGTATGCTCAGAATACTTCGTCAAATTTAATTAGTCTGGCAGAGCATCTTGGTACACGCATTTCTGATCATATACCAGAGACACCGAACAGGCTTTCAGAGGACATGATCAAGTGCATGTCCACCATATATTGCAAGCTAATGGAACCACCCTTGTCACATAATGGCCTTTCATCTCCCAACTCATCTTTGTCATCATTTTCTCCGCGAGATCAGAGTGACATGTGGAGTCCACGATGTAGGAATAATTCATCTTTTGATGTACGATTGGATAATCCTTTTCATGTTGAAGGACTTAAGGAGTTTAGTGGGCCATACAGCACCATGGTTGAAGTGCCATGGATTTATAGAGATAGTAAAAAACTAGGCGATGTCGAGCACTTGCTACAACATTTCAGGTGAGGCTTTATGTACCGATCTGATTTAAACTCCATATTCTCTTGACACTATCATTATGCTTATGAAGTTATCCTGTTACAGGTCACTTATCTGTCGTTTAGAGGATGTAGATCCAAgaaagttgaaaaatgatgaGAAGTTAGCGTTCTGGATTAATGTACACAATACATTGGTTATGCATGTAATGCTCACCACCTTTAATAATTAATATACTGGTTTTACATTGTGATCTTCTTTGGATGTTTGTTACTGGATTGTAATCAGTATTCTGTTTCTGACAGGCGTATTTGGCTTATGGGGTTCCTAAAAACAATGTAAAGAGagtatttttgcttttgaaggtAAGAATAGTTCCGCTGGCTTTACTTAGGTGAAAAAGTTGAGCACCGGCTTTGATTTACTTGGTTTCTTTTGCTATCCAGGCTGCTTATAACATTGGGGGCCACACAATCAGTGCAGACACAATGCAGAGCTCTATCCTTGGATGCAGAATGTCTCGCCCAGGACAGGTAGATCCTAAGTCACGCATGCACTTGCACTTTGAAGTGTTATGAAACGCTTGTTTTTATTAATCTGTGTGGGATTCAAACTTACAATGGTATGTCTCTGCTCGCAGTGGCTTCGTTTGTTACTTACTCCAAGGGCGAAATTCAAGACTGGAGATGAACGGCAAGCATATGCAATTGACCATCCGGAACCCCTTCTACACTTCGCACTGTGTTCAGGAAGCCATTCTGATCCTGCGGTACTCCATTAACTTCATTCTTTTATAAATTCATGTCTACCATTAATTCATAAATACTAAGCTTTGCTGCATCAGAATTACAGTTTGCTTATTCTTTTAAACTAGCAAAACTAACAATAGTTTTCTGCTTAGGTTCGATTCCCTTGCACTgtaaccaaacaaaaacaaaaatttgtttgAGGCTTAATTCTCCACATTacaccaaaaaagaaaatgataataAAGCCAACTTGCATATTTGAATACCTTGATCTGCTCTTAAGCTTTTTATGTTTTAAGTGACTTATGAGGAATTGTATGAACCTTCCATGATCTTTTTCAGGTTCGTTTATACACACCCAAGAGGGTATATCAAGATCTGGAAGCTGCAAAGGAGGAGTACATTCGAGCTGCCTTTGGAGTGCGCAAGGACCACAAAATTCTTCTACCAAAGATTGTTGAGGCATTTGCAAAGAGTTCAGGTTTGTGTCCggttggtgttttggagatgaTCCAACAGACATTGCCTGAATCTTTGAGGAAGACTGTCAAGAAAGTCCATCTTGGGAATCCTCGGAAGAGCATTGAGTATATTCCTCACAATTTCACTTTTCGGTATCTGATTTCTAAAGAACTGGTGAAGTGAACACTTGCGCAGGGTCCCATACATTCATCAAGTAATCTGCAACGGTTTTAAGGTTTTTATGGTAGAAGAATTCATATATCTTTTTTGTACAAAGTAGAATATGaacccgaaaaaaaaaaagtaaaaagaagtgATGGCTGGAGAATAGAAGGGCGTAAACCCTGCAGCATTTTGTTTCTGCATTATCTTGTGTTAGGCTAAGCAAAGTATCTGCAATGTTGTGAATGAATTGAGATGGTGCACTGTAAATATATCTTTTGTTTCCCTTAAACCATCATTTTTAATAGTAAAATGGATTAGTGATGTAGATTGAATTTTTCTCTAGGCATTTCATATGTCAATGAACTCTGCACATGAGAGTCACGTGTTTATTAGCAGTTTTCTGCATCATATATTTCTTGCATCTCCCAAATCCATTTTCTTAAAATATAGTCACAGAGATGCAGCTGTATTCTGCAACCCACAAAACGCAAAACAAATCACAAAGAGAAAAGAGATCTGAAGAACCATAGTGTTACATTACATATTTAGCAGCAAAGACCCTAATACATTTGCCTAATTTACATCAAACACCCTAAGTACAACACATTATTTGCTAATCAACCCCTCAAGATCATAGATCACATCACTTgcaaaaactaaactcaaaCTAGCTTCTACTTCAACTTCTCTAAGTTTGAGAAACTTACCGACACCTGGAATGCTGTGATGACATGTAGTCCAATTGGTTTGAGATTCTGTCGGCGTAACATCCCAGATACAAGGGAATTATTTTTCCCCTAGTAGGGGCTATCCCCTATAACATTCCCAGGAGGATTATACAAACAAATACTTAAGCTGCTCTGTTCTTTCACACAAGTAGCCTGAGCACACCCAAGCTTCAAAGACTTCCTCCACACCACCTGGGTGTACACACCACACCTGTGCTTTGGCACACGAGTTCCCACTGTGGTTATAGAAGTCCTTCTCTTTGACCCAAGTGTCCACAACCATGGTTGGACTCACTGACTGCCCACTTGCCCACAGCTGATTGGCTCCATACTTGCTGCCACTGGTGAGGATAGCAAAGTTGCAGGCTTGGTTGATCTTTCGGTACCTCACTAGCCTACTTGTTGCATTGGCGAGAGACTCAATCCACTTGAGCGGCTCAACACCCACGGGCCACGGCTGCCCTGGCTTGGTTGTGAACTTGGAGGTATTCTCTGGCTGAAGTGTTGGAGCTTGGCGCCTGAGCCCCCGCAACATGGGCTGAGCTCATGGCTAGAGCCAGGGCTGCTAGGACGATGATGGGCCATTTGATCTTTGATCTGGTGTTCGATGTGGTCAAATCCTTAATTGGTGTGtctaggtatttatagggacaCCTTTGAGTGAAGGGAATGAAGTTGTTGGCCCTTCTTTGTGGGAGTAATGTTAAATGCATGTGCCAAAATTTATCGACTTTATGAATTGATCACATAAGTTATGATTGATGTGCTAATTGGTAGGTGATCATTATAATTGGTTGTAACTGTTAGACAAACATTAACTCAGAAAGTTTAAATATCTTGTAAGGCAGAGATAAAATAGAAGATATGAGAAATAAACATATAGATGAAACTTCATTTTCATTCCACATCTTGCAAATGCAAATGAACAAAGAAGTGGAGAACGAGAATTGAACTTCTCAAATTATTGAGATAAAGGTGATGGGCAAAAAAATCAGGATCGGACTTAAAACTACTCGCAAAAAAAACTCTAATAATGATGTCATGTTAAACAACCATTAATCCTAAACCTTGACGTGtgagagcatctccaaaggagatgtcaaaaataatatgtcaaaaatTTTTTGATGGCTGATATggtaaattaaataaaagtgcTAAATTCTCGTATTTTCCAATGGAGGTGTCAAAtatgtattttattattttattaggcCTAGAGTTATGTGATATGaaatttatagttttttttttttttttaagaagtaaTTTTACAGGTCGAGATAGACTCCATGAAATGTGGAAATgataacaagaagaagaagagaatcaTGAAATTGACACTGCAATGCAGCGTCTGaatagaaatgtaaaaacagaACCAGGAAACGAACACTGCATTGTAGTGTCTGAATCAAaatgtaaaaaagaaaaaaaaaagaaccaagaaACGAACACTGCATTGTAGTTTCtaaattaaaatgtaaaaaaaaaagaaaaaaaaagaaaaaaaaaactaggaaaCTGACATTGCGTTGCAATGTCTAATCAAaatgtaaaaaagaaaaaaaaacaaaactaggaaacaaaCACGGCGTTGTAATTTCTAaatcaaaatgtaaaaaaagaaaaacagaactGGGAAATGGGCACTACATTGCAGTGACTGAAtctaaacataaaaataaatagtcgCTCGAAGAATGAAGCATAGAAGGCGTATgagtgatg
This is a stretch of genomic DNA from Malus domestica chromosome 02, GDT2T_hap1. It encodes these proteins:
- the LOC103426817 gene encoding uncharacterized protein; this encodes MGFGGMSGGEGKVLGLRVKQHKRSKSFPEKKRVEEDDLDSSGEASDRVKLDMRRFKGRGTKTKKKQPPTVEVHNSLKQEILQLEKRLQDQFEVRRALENALGYRSSIHHNTNESVMPKPATELIKEIAVLELEVTHLEQYLLSLYRKAFDGQFSTVSPSKKDERLKPTPTTPGSMFLEVSKPDMPLVRENLAVGAISSLVHENSQKDINEIGGEEKLLDSSIHRCHSELSQRSAFLSRTSPEESLAKALRSCHSQPLSMLEYAQNTSSNLISLAEHLGTRISDHIPETPNRLSEDMIKCMSTIYCKLMEPPLSHNGLSSPNSSLSSFSPRDQSDMWSPRCRNNSSFDVRLDNPFHVEGLKEFSGPYSTMVEVPWIYRDSKKLGDVEHLLQHFRSLICRLEDVDPRKLKNDEKLAFWINVHNTLVMHAYLAYGVPKNNVKRVFLLLKAAYNIGGHTISADTMQSSILGCRMSRPGQWLRLLLTPRAKFKTGDERQAYAIDHPEPLLHFALCSGSHSDPAVRLYTPKRVYQDLEAAKEEYIRAAFGVRKDHKILLPKIVEAFAKSSGLCPVGVLEMIQQTLPESLRKTVKKVHLGNPRKSIEYIPHNFTFRYLISKELVK